The Equus caballus isolate H_3958 breed thoroughbred chromosome 12, TB-T2T, whole genome shotgun sequence genome contains a region encoding:
- the LOC138916518 gene encoding olfactory receptor 5A1-like — translation MEISTSRTMEENRNHTSVAVFVLLGLSDEKELQLIFFPVFLGIYLVTLLWNLGLIILIRMDSHLHTPMYFFLSFLSFIDICYSSSTSPRMLSDFLKEEKMISFIACATQYFVASWMCLTECCLLAAMAYDRYVAIRRPLQYSAVMAPGLCQKMVAGACGSGFLSSLAETIPCFHLYYCGPNIIPNFFCDITHIISLSCSNPFISQMILFLVAFFIGFGSFLVILLSYSFIAASILKISSVKGSAKAFNTCASHLVVVTIFYGTGLSVYMHPNSGHSEKQDKVLSVFYVILIPMLNPLIYSLRNKEIKEALKRVIKRAKHLLQ, via the exons atggaG ATCTCAACAAGCAGGAccatggaagaaaatagaaatcacactTCCGTGGCcgtgtttgttctcctgggactctcagatgAAAAAGAGCTGCAACTTATCTTCTTCCCAgtcttcctagggatctaccttgtgaccctcctctggaacctgggtctcatcatcctaatcaggatggactcccacctgcacacacctatgtacttctttctcagtttcctgtcatttatagacatctgctattcttcttccaccagcccaaggatgctttcagacttcctaaaagaggaaaaaatgatttcattcattgcctgtgccacccagtattttgttgCATCCTGGATGTGTCTGACGgagtgctgtctcttggctgccatggcctatgacagatatgttgctattcgtaggcctctgcagtactcagcggtcatggctcctggcctctgtcagaagatggttgctggggcctgtgggagtggtttccttagtAGCTTAGCGGAAACAATcccttgctttcatctctactactgtgggcccaatatcattccaaatttcttctgtgacataacccacatcatatccttgtcttgttccaatCCCTTCATCagccaaatgattctttttctggtAGCTTTTTTTATTGGGTTCGGTTCTTTTCTTGTTATTCTCTTGTCCTATAGTTtcattgcagcttccatcctgaaaatatcctccgtaaaaggtagtgccaaggccttcaatacctgtgcctcccacttggtagttgtgacaatcttctacGGAACAGGCCTCTCAGTGTACATGCATCCTAACTCTGGTCACTCtgagaaacaagacaaggttctgtcagtgttctatgttatccttatccccatgttaaaccctcttatctatagtctgaggaacaaggagatcaaagaggcccTCAAGAGAGTGATAAAGAGGGCAAAACATTTACTTCAGTAA